In Streptomyces alboniger, the following are encoded in one genomic region:
- a CDS encoding sugar ABC transporter permease, whose translation MTSATTHSPATTGALAKTPARPRAKKVRGREERSTLASVALHGTLILASLVASFPVVWIVFISLGPKTAWQSPGEVLGNLSLDNYAKVLTDTDFPQWFGASVIVAGGTTLLGVFLAATAGYAVSRMRFPGHRQLMWSFLVTQMFPMAVLIVPLYELLARFDLIDNYLGLILTYATTAVPFCAWMMKGYFDTIPHEIDEAGRVDGLTPFGTFWRLIVPLAKPGLAVTAFYSFLTAWGEVAYASQFMGADHYTLAVGIRTFATESRADWAMMTAASVIILIPATLVFLVVQRNLVSGLTAGGTKS comes from the coding sequence ATGACCTCAGCAACCACCCACTCCCCGGCCACCACCGGGGCCCTCGCCAAGACCCCGGCGCGGCCGCGGGCGAAGAAGGTCCGGGGCCGCGAGGAGCGCTCGACGCTCGCCTCCGTCGCGCTGCACGGCACGCTGATCCTGGCGAGCCTGGTCGCCTCGTTCCCCGTCGTGTGGATCGTCTTCATCTCGCTGGGCCCGAAGACGGCCTGGCAGAGCCCGGGCGAGGTGCTCGGCAACCTGAGCCTCGACAACTACGCCAAGGTCCTCACCGACACCGACTTCCCGCAGTGGTTCGGCGCCTCGGTGATCGTCGCGGGCGGCACCACCCTGCTCGGCGTCTTCCTCGCGGCGACCGCGGGCTACGCGGTCTCCCGGATGCGGTTCCCCGGCCACCGGCAGCTGATGTGGAGCTTCCTGGTCACCCAGATGTTCCCGATGGCCGTCCTGATCGTGCCGCTCTACGAACTCCTGGCCCGCTTCGACCTGATCGACAACTACCTGGGGCTCATCCTCACGTACGCGACGACCGCGGTCCCCTTCTGCGCCTGGATGATGAAGGGCTACTTCGACACCATCCCGCACGAGATCGACGAGGCGGGGCGCGTCGACGGCCTCACCCCCTTCGGCACCTTCTGGCGGCTCATCGTGCCGCTCGCCAAGCCGGGCCTCGCGGTGACGGCGTTCTACAGCTTCCTCACCGCGTGGGGCGAGGTCGCCTACGCCTCCCAGTTCATGGGAGCGGACCATTACACCCTCGCCGTAGGAATCCGTACCTTCGCCACCGAATCACGCGCAGACTGGGCCATGATGACCGCCGCCTCGGTGATCATCCTGATTCCGGCCACGCTCGTCTTCCTCGTGGTCCAGCGCAATCTGGTGTCGGGCCTGACGGCCGGCGGCACCAAGTCCTGA
- a CDS encoding bifunctional [glutamine synthetase] adenylyltransferase/[glutamine synthetase]-adenylyl-L-tyrosine phosphorylase encodes MTVPQGRRSSTFTRLLRHGFTDPSAAERLLDAPELSAVRSDPLLLDALGATADPDLALLGLVRLVEAQEDENGRRELLDTLVTAKPLRDRLLGVMGASEALADHLARHPRDWRALATYESADLHPGVADFERGLANATDPVSLRVAYRRCLLAIAARDVCGTTDVAEAAAELADLATATLRAALAMARAEAPGDAARCRLAVIAMGKCGGHELNYVSDVDVIFVAEPAEGTDAADEDKALRAATRLASHMMRICSETNIEGTIWPVDANLRPEGRNGPLVRTLSSHLAYYQRWAKTWEFQALLKARPVAGDLALGEEYVTTLAPLVWHAAERENFVPDVQKMRRRVVENIPAGEVDRELKLGPGGLRDVEFAVQMLQLVHGRSDASIRSGSTLAALHALGAGGYVGRVDAAQLDDAYRFLRSLEHRIQLYKLRRTHLVPEDDADLRRIGRSLGMRTEPITELSRAWKRHTSVVRRLHEKLFYRPLLDAVAQLAPGEARLSTEAARERLIALGYADPSAALRHLEALASGVSRKAAIQRTLLPVLLGWFADSADPDAGLLNFRKVSDALGKTPWYLRLLRDEGAAAENLARVLSAGRLAPDLLLRAPEAVALLGDERGLVPRGRAHLEQEILAAVRRADGAEQAVTAARGVRRRELFRTAAGDIIGSYGTEDSPAEADPGALVDRVGDAISDLTAATIAGTLRAVVRDGWGDTLPTRFAVIGMGRFGGHELAYGSDADVLFVHEPREGADEQEAAKAAAKVVAEMRRLLQLPSADPPLAIDADLRPEGRSGPLVRTLGSYEAYYRRWSLVWESQALLRAEPVAGDEELGRAFIDLVDPLRYPAEGLGDDAIREIRRLKARMEAERMPRGADPTLHAKLGRGGLSDVEWTVQLLQLEHGWAEPGLRTTRTREALAAACAAGLVPTQDAAILDEAWVLATRVRNAVMLVRGRAGDTFPSGGRELAAVGRYLGYDAGHVGDMLDDYRRITRRARAVVEERFYGA; translated from the coding sequence ATGACGGTGCCGCAAGGGCGTAGGAGCAGTACCTTCACGCGGCTGCTGCGGCACGGTTTCACCGACCCGTCCGCCGCCGAGCGCCTCCTCGACGCCCCGGAGCTGAGCGCCGTCCGCTCCGACCCGCTGCTCCTGGACGCGCTGGGCGCCACCGCCGACCCCGATCTCGCACTCCTCGGCCTCGTACGCCTCGTGGAGGCGCAGGAGGACGAGAACGGCCGGCGCGAACTGCTGGACACCCTCGTCACCGCCAAGCCGCTGCGCGACCGCCTGCTCGGGGTGATGGGCGCGTCCGAGGCGCTCGCCGACCACCTCGCCCGGCACCCCCGCGACTGGCGGGCCCTCGCCACGTACGAGTCGGCCGACCTGCACCCCGGCGTGGCGGACTTCGAGCGCGGCCTGGCCAACGCCACCGACCCCGTCTCGCTGCGCGTCGCCTACCGCCGCTGCCTGCTGGCCATCGCCGCGCGTGACGTGTGCGGCACCACCGACGTCGCCGAGGCCGCGGCCGAGCTGGCGGACCTCGCGACGGCGACGCTGCGCGCGGCCCTCGCCATGGCCCGCGCCGAGGCCCCCGGCGACGCCGCCCGGTGCAGGCTCGCGGTCATCGCGATGGGCAAGTGCGGCGGCCACGAGCTGAACTACGTCTCCGACGTCGACGTCATCTTCGTCGCCGAGCCCGCCGAAGGCACCGACGCCGCCGACGAGGACAAGGCGCTGCGCGCCGCGACCCGGCTCGCCTCGCACATGATGCGGATCTGTTCCGAGACGAACATCGAGGGCACCATCTGGCCCGTCGACGCCAACCTCCGCCCCGAGGGCAGGAACGGCCCGCTGGTGCGGACCCTCTCCAGCCACCTCGCGTACTACCAGCGCTGGGCGAAGACCTGGGAGTTCCAGGCTCTGCTCAAGGCCCGCCCGGTCGCGGGGGACCTCGCGCTCGGCGAGGAGTACGTCACCACGCTCGCGCCCCTGGTCTGGCACGCCGCCGAGCGCGAGAACTTCGTGCCCGACGTGCAGAAGATGCGCCGCAGGGTCGTCGAGAACATCCCGGCGGGGGAGGTCGACCGGGAGCTGAAGCTCGGCCCCGGCGGGCTCCGGGACGTCGAGTTCGCCGTCCAGATGCTTCAGCTGGTGCACGGCCGCAGTGACGCCTCGATCCGCAGCGGCTCGACCCTCGCCGCCCTGCACGCGCTCGGCGCCGGCGGCTACGTGGGCCGGGTGGACGCGGCCCAGCTCGATGACGCGTACCGCTTCCTGCGCTCCCTGGAACACCGCATCCAGCTGTACAAGCTGCGCCGCACCCACCTGGTGCCCGAGGACGACGCGGACCTGCGCCGCATCGGCCGCTCCCTGGGCATGCGCACGGAGCCGATCACCGAACTGAGCCGCGCCTGGAAGCGGCACACGTCCGTCGTGCGCCGACTGCACGAGAAGCTGTTCTACCGGCCGCTGCTCGACGCCGTCGCCCAACTCGCCCCGGGTGAGGCACGGTTGAGTACGGAGGCGGCCCGCGAGCGGCTCATCGCGCTCGGCTACGCGGACCCGAGCGCCGCGCTCAGGCACCTGGAGGCGCTGGCGTCCGGGGTCTCCCGCAAGGCGGCCATCCAGCGCACGCTGCTGCCCGTCCTGCTCGGCTGGTTCGCGGACTCCGCGGACCCCGACGCGGGCCTGCTGAACTTCCGCAAGGTCTCCGACGCGCTCGGCAAGACCCCCTGGTACCTGCGGCTGCTGCGCGACGAGGGAGCCGCGGCCGAGAACCTCGCCCGCGTCCTCTCCGCCGGCCGGCTCGCCCCCGACCTCCTCCTGCGCGCCCCCGAGGCGGTCGCCCTGCTCGGCGACGAGCGGGGTCTGGTGCCGCGCGGCCGCGCCCACCTGGAGCAGGAGATCCTCGCGGCGGTGCGCCGCGCGGACGGCGCCGAACAGGCGGTGACGGCGGCGCGCGGCGTGCGCCGCCGGGAACTGTTCCGCACCGCCGCCGGGGACATCATCGGCTCGTACGGCACGGAGGACAGCCCCGCCGAGGCCGACCCGGGCGCGCTGGTGGACCGGGTGGGCGACGCGATCTCCGACCTCACCGCCGCCACGATCGCGGGCACCCTGCGCGCGGTCGTCCGCGACGGCTGGGGCGACACGCTCCCGACCCGCTTCGCCGTGATCGGCATGGGCCGTTTCGGCGGCCACGAGCTGGCCTACGGCTCGGACGCGGACGTCCTGTTCGTCCACGAGCCCCGCGAGGGCGCCGACGAGCAGGAGGCGGCGAAGGCCGCGGCGAAGGTGGTCGCGGAGATGCGGCGCCTCCTCCAACTCCCCTCCGCCGACCCGCCGCTGGCCATCGACGCGGACCTGCGCCCGGAGGGCAGGAGCGGCCCGCTGGTGCGCACCCTCGGGTCGTACGAGGCCTACTACCGCCGCTGGTCCCTGGTCTGGGAGTCCCAGGCGCTGCTGCGCGCCGAGCCGGTCGCGGGCGACGAGGAACTGGGCCGCGCCTTCATCGACCTGGTGGACCCCCTGCGCTACCCCGCCGAGGGCCTCGGCGACGACGCGATCCGCGAGATCCGCCGCCTCAAGGCCCGTATGGAGGCGGAGCGGATGCCGCGCGGCGCCGACCCCACCCTGCACGCCAAGCTGGGCCGGGGCGGCCTCTCCGACGTCGAGTGGACCGTTCAGCTCCTCCAGCTGGAGCACGGCTGGGCCGAACCGGGCCTGCGCACGACCCGCACCCGCGAGGCCCTCGCGGCGGCCTGCGCGGCGGGCCTGGTCCCGACCCAGGACGCGGCGATCCTCGACGAGGCGTGGGTCCTCGCGACGCGCGTGCGCAACGCGGTGATGCTGGTACGCGGCCGGGCGGGCGACACGTTCCCCTCCGGGGGACGGGAGCTGGCCGCGGTGGGGCGGTACCTGGGCTACGACGCGGGGCACGTCGGCGACATGCTGGACGACTACCGGCGGATCACGCGCAGGGCGCGGGCGGTGGTGGAGGAGCGGTTCTACGGGGCGTAG
- a CDS encoding phosphatase PAP2 family protein, with the protein MGETIVTTLEGRQAPADSPIADEEHVRNGRNPLRRLRVPRRPRLWFEILLIAVSYWTYSLIRNAVPEQKAQALRNADWIWRVEQDLGVAVEKSVNHAVDSVTWLIVGMNYYYATLHFVVTLGVLVWLFRWHPGRYAATRLVLFATTAVALVGYYLYPLAPPRLMNGTTFIDTVLVHHTWGSMASGDLKNMSNQYAAMPSMHIGWSLWCGLTIFALASVPWAKVLGLLYPVTTLVVIVATANHFWLDAVGGMICLAFGFAVARLWYGAQPYALPREVATARRTPGAYAP; encoded by the coding sequence ATGGGTGAGACGATCGTGACGACACTTGAGGGCCGGCAGGCCCCCGCTGATTCACCCATCGCGGACGAGGAGCATGTCCGCAATGGGCGCAATCCGCTGCGTCGTCTGCGCGTTCCCCGCCGTCCGCGGCTGTGGTTCGAGATCCTCCTGATCGCGGTCAGTTACTGGACGTACTCGCTGATCCGCAACGCCGTGCCGGAGCAGAAGGCGCAGGCCCTGCGCAACGCCGACTGGATCTGGCGCGTCGAGCAGGACCTCGGGGTCGCCGTCGAGAAGAGCGTCAACCACGCCGTGGACTCGGTGACATGGCTCATCGTCGGCATGAACTACTACTACGCGACGCTGCACTTCGTGGTGACGCTCGGTGTCCTCGTCTGGCTGTTCCGGTGGCATCCGGGGCGGTACGCGGCCACGCGCCTCGTCCTCTTCGCGACGACCGCGGTGGCCCTGGTCGGCTACTACCTGTATCCACTGGCGCCGCCCCGCCTGATGAACGGCACGACCTTCATCGACACGGTCCTGGTCCACCACACGTGGGGTTCGATGGCCTCCGGTGACCTGAAGAACATGTCGAACCAGTACGCGGCGATGCCGTCGATGCACATCGGCTGGTCCCTGTGGTGCGGCCTGACGATCTTCGCCCTGGCCTCGGTGCCGTGGGCGAAGGTGCTCGGTCTGCTCTACCCCGTGACGACACTCGTGGTGATCGTCGCGACGGCCAACCACTTCTGGCTGGACGCGGTCGGCGGCATGATCTGCCTGGCCTTCGGCTTCGCGGTGGCCCGGCTCTGGTACGGGGCGCAGCCGTACGCGCTGCCGCGCGAGGTGGCGACGGCCCGCAGGACTCCCGGGGCCTACGCCCCGTAG
- a CDS encoding VOC family protein has product MEYTLEVIPLPVSDIDRSMEFYRDKLGFHVDIDTEVMPGMRIVQLTPPGSGCSIALGDAIWETMVDGRRPAPGSYQGLQLCVADAKAAHAELVARGLDVTEPVQHAPQDGGTFMYFKDPDGNGWAIQEYRVRASTPLREAIVRVL; this is encoded by the coding sequence ATGGAATACACCCTCGAAGTGATCCCGCTGCCCGTGAGCGACATCGACAGATCGATGGAGTTCTACCGCGACAAGCTCGGGTTCCATGTCGACATCGACACGGAGGTCATGCCTGGCATGCGCATCGTCCAGCTGACCCCGCCCGGGTCGGGCTGTTCCATCGCCCTTGGCGACGCCATCTGGGAGACGATGGTGGACGGCCGGAGGCCGGCCCCCGGCTCCTACCAGGGCCTCCAGCTGTGCGTCGCCGACGCGAAGGCCGCGCATGCCGAGCTGGTGGCGCGCGGTCTCGACGTCACCGAGCCGGTGCAGCACGCGCCGCAGGACGGTGGCACGTTCATGTACTTCAAGGACCCCGATGGGAACGGGTGGGCCATCCAGGAGTACCGGGTGCGGGCGTCCACGCCTTTGCGGGAGGCGATCGTCCGTGTCCTGTAA
- a CDS encoding carbohydrate ABC transporter permease, with the protein MVAPVVIVLAVLVLYPLGYGFYLSLTNANEANVARDIGAFHAPATYEMVGLDNYWSILSGADGDFYPRLTWTIVWTVSCVALHIAIGMGLALLLNRKMRAKLLYRALLILPWAVPAFVGVFAWRLMLNSQYGVFNEMITAVGLPAQNWLATPFAQKVAVIMVNVWIGVPFNMVALLGGLQSIPKELYEASEMDGASPWQRFVNVTLPGLRPVTNTVVLLGCIWTFNMFAVIYLLLGQNTTGEADILVTFAFRKAFTGVSDYSGAATYGIVILALLLAFSTFYRRRQLKTEQA; encoded by the coding sequence ATGGTGGCTCCGGTCGTCATCGTCCTCGCCGTACTGGTCCTGTATCCGCTGGGCTACGGCTTCTACCTCTCGCTCACCAACGCCAACGAGGCGAACGTGGCGCGGGACATCGGGGCCTTCCACGCCCCCGCGACGTACGAGATGGTCGGGCTCGACAACTACTGGTCGATCCTCTCGGGCGCGGACGGCGACTTCTATCCGCGCCTGACCTGGACGATCGTATGGACCGTGTCCTGCGTCGCCCTGCACATCGCGATCGGCATGGGCCTCGCGCTCCTGCTCAACCGCAAGATGCGCGCCAAGCTGCTCTACCGCGCCCTGCTCATCCTGCCGTGGGCGGTCCCCGCCTTCGTCGGCGTCTTCGCCTGGCGCCTGATGCTCAACTCGCAGTACGGCGTCTTCAACGAGATGATCACGGCCGTCGGTCTGCCCGCCCAGAACTGGCTGGCGACGCCGTTCGCCCAGAAGGTCGCCGTGATCATGGTGAACGTCTGGATCGGCGTCCCCTTCAACATGGTGGCGCTCCTCGGCGGACTCCAGTCCATCCCCAAGGAGCTGTACGAGGCCTCGGAGATGGACGGCGCCTCCCCCTGGCAGCGCTTCGTGAACGTCACGCTGCCCGGCCTGCGCCCGGTCACCAACACCGTGGTGCTGCTCGGCTGCATCTGGACGTTCAACATGTTCGCGGTGATCTATCTGCTGCTCGGCCAGAACACCACCGGTGAGGCGGACATCCTCGTGACCTTCGCCTTCCGCAAGGCGTTCACCGGAGTGTCCGACTACTCCGGCGCAGCCACCTACGGAATCGTGATCCTCGCCCTCCTCCTCGCCTTCTCGACCTTCTACCGCCGCCGCCAGCTCAAGACCGAGCAGGCCTGA
- a CDS encoding glycoside hydrolase family 13 protein — MTQHVTAAPALTDSVPTREWWRDAVIYQVYPRSFADGNGDGMGDLPGITARLPHLRDLGVDAVWLSPFYASPQADAGYDVADYRAVDPMFGTLTDADDLVREAHSLGLRVIVDVVPNHCSDQHEWFKQALREGPGSPLRDRFHFRPGKGTEGELPPNDWESIFGGPAWTRVEDGSWYLHLFAPEQPDFNWDHPAVKDEFRSILRFWLDLGIDGFRIDVAHGLVKAAGLPDIGHEEQVKLLGSQAVPYFDQDGVHEIYRDWRKILAEYTREDGTERIAVAEAWTPTVERSALYLRPDELHQAFNFEYLTTDWDAEALRGVIDRSLAAMNSVDAPATWVLSNHDVVRHSTRFADGDEARGLRRARAATLLMLALPGSAYIYQGEELGLPEVTDLPDEVRQDPAFFRSTGQDGTRDGCRVPLPWSGERAPFGFGPAEGGPSWLPQPESWKDLTVEAQTGDPTSTLEFYRTALAVRHEHPALGAGRGVEWLDSPEGVLAFRRVSAAGTFVCTVNLTSGPATLPTPGTLLLASADVATGADETVLPADSTVWWAA; from the coding sequence ATGACCCAGCACGTCACCGCCGCGCCCGCCCTCACCGACTCCGTGCCCACCAGGGAGTGGTGGCGGGACGCGGTCATCTACCAGGTCTACCCGCGCAGCTTCGCCGACGGGAACGGCGACGGCATGGGTGATCTGCCCGGCATCACGGCCCGCCTGCCGCACCTGCGCGACCTGGGCGTGGACGCCGTCTGGCTCTCCCCCTTCTACGCCTCCCCGCAGGCCGACGCCGGTTACGACGTGGCGGACTACCGCGCCGTGGACCCCATGTTCGGCACCCTCACCGACGCCGACGACCTCGTACGCGAAGCGCACTCGCTGGGTCTGCGCGTCATCGTCGACGTGGTGCCCAACCACTGCTCCGACCAGCACGAGTGGTTCAAGCAGGCGCTGCGCGAGGGCCCCGGATCACCGCTGCGCGACCGCTTCCACTTCCGCCCCGGAAAGGGCACCGAGGGCGAACTGCCGCCCAACGACTGGGAGTCCATCTTCGGCGGCCCCGCCTGGACCCGCGTCGAGGACGGCTCCTGGTACCTCCACCTCTTCGCGCCCGAGCAGCCCGACTTCAACTGGGACCACCCGGCGGTCAAGGACGAGTTCCGCTCCATCCTGCGCTTCTGGCTCGACCTCGGCATCGACGGCTTCCGCATCGACGTGGCACACGGCCTGGTCAAGGCGGCGGGCCTGCCGGACATCGGCCACGAGGAGCAGGTCAAGCTGCTCGGCAGCCAGGCCGTGCCCTACTTCGACCAGGACGGCGTGCACGAGATCTACCGCGACTGGCGCAAGATCCTCGCGGAGTACACCCGCGAGGACGGCACCGAGCGCATCGCCGTCGCCGAGGCGTGGACCCCGACCGTCGAGCGCAGCGCCCTGTACCTGCGCCCCGACGAGCTGCACCAGGCCTTCAACTTCGAGTACCTGACCACCGACTGGGACGCCGAGGCGCTGCGCGGCGTCATCGACCGCTCCCTCGCCGCGATGAACTCCGTGGACGCCCCCGCCACCTGGGTGCTCTCCAACCACGACGTCGTACGCCACTCGACCCGCTTCGCCGACGGTGACGAGGCCCGCGGGCTGCGCCGGGCGCGGGCGGCCACGCTGCTGATGCTGGCGCTGCCCGGCTCCGCGTACATCTACCAGGGCGAGGAGCTGGGCCTGCCCGAGGTCACCGACCTGCCGGACGAGGTGCGCCAGGATCCGGCGTTCTTCCGCTCCACCGGGCAGGACGGCACGCGCGACGGCTGCCGGGTGCCGCTGCCCTGGTCCGGGGAGCGGGCGCCGTTCGGCTTCGGCCCGGCCGAGGGCGGCCCGAGCTGGCTGCCGCAGCCGGAGTCCTGGAAGGACCTCACGGTGGAGGCGCAGACCGGCGACCCGACCTCGACGCTGGAGTTCTACCGCACCGCGCTCGCCGTGCGCCACGAGCACCCGGCGCTCGGCGCGGGCCGCGGCGTCGAGTGGCTGGACTCCCCCGAGGGCGTGCTGGCGTTCCGCCGGGTCAGCGCGGCGGGCACCTTCGTGTGCACCGTGAACCTCACCTCCGGCCCCGCCACCCTCCCCACCCCCGGCACCCTGCTCCTCGCGAGCGCGGATGTCGCCACGGGTGCCGACGAGACCGTACTGCCCGCGGATTCAACGGTCTGGTGGGCAGCCTGA
- a CDS encoding LacI family DNA-binding transcriptional regulator, with translation MTARLADIAAQAGVSEATVSRVLNGKPGVAAATRQSVLAALDVLGYERPVRLRRHSAGLVGLITPELENPIFPALAQVIGQALTRQGYTPVLATQTPGGSTEDELTEMLVDRGVSGIIFVSGLHADTSADMQRYEQLRAQGVPFVLVDGFSPKVRAPFISPDDRAAMRLAVTHLVSLGHTRIGLALGPKRFVPVQRKIEGFVRTMQDRFGLSPEEIEADLVQHSLYTLEGDQAAAAALMDRGCTAIACASDMMALGAIRAARQRGLEVPDDVSVVGFDDSPLIAFTDPPLTTVRKPVPAMGQAAVRTLLEEIGGTPAPQSEFVFMPELVVRGSTASAPRRP, from the coding sequence GTGACCGCACGGCTAGCCGACATCGCAGCCCAGGCGGGGGTCAGCGAAGCGACAGTAAGCCGCGTGCTCAACGGCAAGCCGGGCGTCGCGGCGGCCACCCGCCAATCCGTGCTCGCCGCGCTCGACGTGCTCGGCTACGAGCGCCCGGTGCGGCTGCGCCGGCACAGCGCGGGCCTGGTCGGGCTGATCACGCCGGAGCTGGAGAACCCGATATTCCCCGCACTCGCGCAGGTCATCGGGCAGGCCCTGACCCGGCAGGGGTACACACCGGTCCTCGCCACCCAGACCCCGGGGGGCTCCACCGAGGACGAGCTGACCGAGATGCTGGTGGACCGCGGGGTCTCCGGGATCATCTTCGTCTCGGGCCTGCACGCGGACACCTCGGCCGACATGCAGCGCTACGAACAGCTGCGGGCCCAGGGCGTGCCGTTCGTCCTGGTGGACGGCTTCTCGCCGAAGGTGCGGGCGCCGTTCATCTCGCCGGACGACCGCGCGGCGATGCGCCTCGCGGTCACGCACCTGGTCTCCCTCGGCCATACGCGCATCGGGCTGGCCCTCGGCCCCAAGCGGTTCGTGCCCGTGCAGCGGAAGATCGAGGGTTTCGTACGCACGATGCAGGACCGGTTCGGCCTCTCGCCCGAGGAGATCGAGGCGGACCTCGTCCAGCACTCCCTCTACACCCTGGAGGGCGACCAGGCCGCCGCGGCGGCGCTGATGGACCGCGGCTGCACGGCGATAGCGTGCGCCAGCGACATGATGGCGCTCGGGGCGATACGGGCGGCCCGCCAGCGCGGCCTGGAGGTGCCGGACGACGTCTCGGTGGTCGGCTTCGACGACTCCCCGCTGATCGCCTTCACCGACCCGCCCCTGACCACGGTCCGCAAGCCGGTGCCCGCGATGGGTCAGGCGGCGGTGCGCACCCTCCTGGAGGAGATCGGCGGGACCCCCGCCCCGCAGAGCGAATTCGTCTTCATGCCGGAGCTGGTGGTTCGCGGTTCAACCGCCTCGGCGCCCAGGCGCCCCTAG
- a CDS encoding helix-turn-helix domain-containing protein, producing MARPERPIPSSDPDLERLAQWLRTLRRTAGLTHRDMVKRSGHAFSAPTFSRAASGHRIPRLLVVEAYARACGAPAGEARRLWQAARYAEHRRRNPGAGVPRPDRVYDRDGLNHALQELYYKAGAIPVDEMERRAGQHGELPHSTVLRMLAGRSMLDLAQLMAFLRVCDVTDGVEVERWRGAWRRARRRLDVERQGTRLARLHEASAPSRRRARDKNASSSMGGSVTHPRFLPYPHAALAGSWKQRTGEAARPTRT from the coding sequence ATGGCACGTCCAGAGCGGCCGATCCCCAGCTCCGACCCGGACCTGGAGCGGCTTGCGCAGTGGCTGCGTACACTACGCCGAACGGCAGGCCTGACCCACCGGGACATGGTGAAGAGGTCCGGGCACGCCTTCTCCGCCCCCACCTTCTCCCGGGCCGCGAGCGGGCATCGGATTCCCCGTCTCCTGGTCGTGGAGGCGTACGCCCGGGCCTGCGGGGCGCCGGCCGGTGAGGCGCGGCGGCTGTGGCAGGCCGCTCGCTACGCCGAGCATCGGCGGAGGAATCCGGGGGCGGGTGTGCCGAGGCCTGACCGGGTGTACGACCGTGACGGCTTGAACCACGCGCTCCAGGAGCTCTACTACAAGGCCGGGGCGATCCCCGTCGACGAGATGGAACGCCGGGCCGGTCAGCACGGAGAGCTGCCGCACAGCACGGTCCTGCGGATGCTGGCGGGCAGGTCCATGCTCGACCTCGCGCAGCTCATGGCGTTTCTGCGGGTATGCGATGTGACCGACGGCGTCGAGGTGGAGCGCTGGCGCGGTGCCTGGCGTCGCGCCCGGCGACGTCTGGACGTGGAACGCCAAGGAACCCGTCTGGCGCGCCTGCACGAAGCGTCGGCGCCCAGCCGCCGACGTGCCCGGGACAAGAACGCGTCCAGCTCCATGGGCGGCTCCGTCACGCATCCCCGATTTCTCCCTTACCCGCACGCCGCCCTCGCGGGGTCGTGGAAGCAGCGCACGGGGGAAGCCGCGCGCCCGACCCGGACATAG